Genomic window (Fusobacterium perfoetens):
ATCTCTCTTATTAAGATAATTTATTATACTCTCTTTTCTTATAGAATCAAAGTATGAAGATACATCATCTATAAGAAAAACTGGATTTTCTCTTTTTTCTTTAAGAACCATATCTATCTCAGAAAGTTTCAGCGAAAATATGATTGACTTTTTTTCTCCCTGTGAAGAAAAAGACTTTGCTTCTCTTCCATCTAAAAGAAAAAGAAAGTCATCTTTTTGAGGACCTACCATAGAATAGCCATATTTCAATTCTTTTGAAAATTCTCTTGTTATATCTTCTCTTAATTTTTCTTCAAGCTCTGTAAGAGTATATTTTTTTATATCTCCCATTTCTGAATGATATACAAGATTAAGTTCTTTTTTGCTGTCAAAAAGTTTTCTATAATTAAGATTTAAAATAATGGAAATATTTTTTACATATTCAAGTCTTTTTTTTATAACTTTTGCCCCATATTTTATAAACTCATCTTCATATATAGAAAACATAGGATCTTTATGCTCTCTGTTTTTTAAATACTTATTTCTAATTTTCAAAAGTTTTGTGTACTGTTTAAGATTTTGAAAATATTCATGGCTGCTCTGTGCTATCTCGCTGTCAAAGAACTTTCTTCTAACGCCAGGCGACCCTACTATCAGTTCAATATCTTCTGGAATAAATGACACAACATTCACTTTTCCATAGTATTCATCATAAGGTATCCTTTTTTTATTAAGCCTGTATTCTTTTTTACTGCTATCTATTTTTACTGAGATATTTTTATCGCTCAGTTTATCTTCATATTCTAAAAAGCATCCTGTTTTTAATTTCCCATATTTTATAAGATCTGCATTTTTAGAAGTCCGAAAACTTTTTCCAGTTGCTCCAAAATAAACGGCTTCTATTATACTTGTTTTACCTTGTCCATTTTTTCCAAGGAATAAATTTATCTTAGGAGAAAATTTTATATTTCTGTCTGATAAGTTTCTGAAATTTATATAATTTATCTCTAAGATTTTCAAGTTTTCCACCTCAATTATTCTACTTGGTAAGTTTTTCCTGCTGCTTCTACTATATCACCTGCACGAAGCTTTTTCCCGCGTCTTTCTTCTACTTCTCCGTTAACTTTTACTTCACCTGCTAAAATCATATCTTTAGCATCTACTCCACTTTCTGCTGTTCCTGTCCATTTCAAAAACTGGTCAAGTTTTATATACTCAGTTTGTATCTTTATTTTTTCCATCTGCACATCTCCTGTTTTTTGGTCACACTTATTAGATTATAATATATATTTTAGCACAAATCTTCTTATATGTCATTAAAGTTTAAAGCAAAGTCAGCATTTTTAACCTATACTTAACACAAAAAAATTTATAAAACCTTTTCTATTTTTCCATTTGACAACTTCCATATATTGCAGTATAAAATAATGTACACCTTTTTTATTAAAAATAATTTTTCGGAGGAAAATACAATGGAATACAAAAGTAAAGATATAGCAAGAGCTGCAATAATGCTTGCAATGTCTACCCGTGAAGAAGAAATGGAACTTAAAGAGAGTTATAAAAAAACTGGAATAAAAAGTGCTGCTGTTGATATAGGAGGAGATATTATTCAGTCTATTTCAAAAATTCTTGAAAGAACATTGGTAGCTTCAAAAAGAAATGGAATTGTAAAAGATTCTCATGTTTATGATGGAGCTATAACTGGAGCAACAAGAGAAGCCATAGCACAAGTAATGAATAAAGCTGCAGGATTTAATATTGGAGGAAAAATAGGAATTGCAAGATACAGAGAACACCTTTCTGTATGTATTTTTCTTACAATAGGAATGTTCCGTTTAGATGATGTTGTAATAGGTCTTGGACACAGAGCAATTCCTGTTGATGAAAATTAAAATTTCTTAATTTTTTAATTGACAAAAGAATAGGATTGGTATATAATCGCTCTAACAGTAGTACCACAAAAGTGGAAATGTAGAATAGTAGAAGTTTTAAAAGTAAAAAATTTGTAGAATTGTAGAATAGTAGGAAAAATAATATAATATTTGTTACAGTACATAAATTTTAGATGTATTGTATTTATTTATATAATAACTGCCTTTTTACAATTCGTAAAAAGGCTTTTTTATTTTTAAAACAAAAGGGGGAAAAAATGAGAAACTTAAAAAGTAGAACAGTAGGATTTGTAGCCACAACATTACTAACAGCAGGAATCTTTCTTATGCAGTGCACACCTTTAAAAGCAGCAGAAAGATTTGTAATAGGAATAAGTCAATTTGCAGAACATCCTGCACTTGACGAAGTAAGAAGAGGTTTTGAAGATGAACTTAAAGCTCAGGGTATAGAAACTGACATTATTTATAAAAATGCTCAAGGTGATACAGGAGTAGCAGGAATCATTGCACAAAAATTTGCAGCAGATAAAGTTGATTTAATTTTCGGTATAGCAACAATTTCTGCACAAACTGCTAAACAAGCAACTGATACCATACCTGTACTTTTCAGTGCAGTTACAGATCCAGTTCATTCTCAGCTTGTTAATTCAATGGAAAATGTAGGAGGAAATGTTACAGGAACAACTGATGCCAGTCCAATGGACAAACAACTTGCTCTTTTCAAACAGCTTGATTCAAATATTAAAAAAATAGGAATTATATACAATACAAGTGAATCAAACTCTGAAATTCAAGTTGCTCAGGCAAAAGAAATTGCCGAGTCTCTTGGAATGGAAATTATAGCTGTTGGAGTCAATAATATAAATGATATTCCTCAGGCTGTAAATTCCCTAGCTTCAAAAGCTGATGCTTTGTATGCTGTCACAGATAATATTGTAGCTTCAGCTGCAGGACTTATAGCTAAATCAACAATTGAAAGAAAAATTCTTTCAATAGCTGCAGAGGAAGGACCTGTTAAAGGCGGACTTCTTATGACTGATGGACTTAGTTACTATGAACTAGGAAAACAAACAGGAGCTATGGCAAAAAAAATCCTTATTGATAAAGTTTCTCCTAAGGATATGCCTGTTGAAAGTTTAAAAAATACAACAAAAATAGTTAATGAAAATACAATGAAAAAATTAAAATTAGATAAAGAAAATCCAGCTTTTGAAGGAGCCATATTTATAAAATAAAATCTACAAAAACAAGGAGCTTAATTATGAATTCACTTATCACTATATCTGTTGAACAAGGACTTATATTTGCCGTTCTTGCAATGGGAGTATTTATAACATATAAAATATTAGATTTTCCAGATATGTCTGTTGAAGGAACTTTCCCTTTAGGAGCATTTATATTTGCAAAATTTGCAACTGCAGGAATAAATCCCATTTCAAGCACACTT
Coding sequences:
- the recF gene encoding DNA replication/repair protein RecF (All proteins in this family for which functions are known are DNA-binding proteins that assist the filamentation of RecA onto DNA for the initiation of recombination or recombinational repair.), which gives rise to MKILEINYINFRNLSDRNIKFSPKINLFLGKNGQGKTSIIEAVYFGATGKSFRTSKNADLIKYGKLKTGCFLEYEDKLSDKNISVKIDSSKKEYRLNKKRIPYDEYYGKVNVVSFIPEDIELIVGSPGVRRKFFDSEIAQSSHEYFQNLKQYTKLLKIRNKYLKNREHKDPMFSIYEDEFIKYGAKVIKKRLEYVKNISIILNLNYRKLFDSKKELNLVYHSEMGDIKKYTLTELEEKLREDITREFSKELKYGYSMVGPQKDDFLFLLDGREAKSFSSQGEKKSIIFSLKLSEIDMVLKEKRENPVFLIDDVSSYFDSIRKESIINYLNKRDIQVIITSTDLLNIESKNFFVEKGEVYERDN
- the yaaA gene encoding S4 domain-containing protein YaaA, whose amino-acid sequence is MEKIKIQTEYIKLDQFLKWTGTAESGVDAKDMILAGEVKVNGEVEERRGKKLRAGDIVEAAGKTYQVE
- a CDS encoding HutP family protein, translating into MEYKSKDIARAAIMLAMSTREEEMELKESYKKTGIKSAAVDIGGDIIQSISKILERTLVASKRNGIVKDSHVYDGAITGATREAIAQVMNKAAGFNIGGKIGIARYREHLSVCIFLTIGMFRLDDVVIGLGHRAIPVDEN
- a CDS encoding ABC transporter substrate-binding protein — protein: MRNLKSRTVGFVATTLLTAGIFLMQCTPLKAAERFVIGISQFAEHPALDEVRRGFEDELKAQGIETDIIYKNAQGDTGVAGIIAQKFAADKVDLIFGIATISAQTAKQATDTIPVLFSAVTDPVHSQLVNSMENVGGNVTGTTDASPMDKQLALFKQLDSNIKKIGIIYNTSESNSEIQVAQAKEIAESLGMEIIAVGVNNINDIPQAVNSLASKADALYAVTDNIVASAAGLIAKSTIERKILSIAAEEGPVKGGLLMTDGLSYYELGKQTGAMAKKILIDKVSPKDMPVESLKNTTKIVNENTMKKLKLDKENPAFEGAIFIK